The Primulina eburnea isolate SZY01 chromosome 13, ASM2296580v1, whole genome shotgun sequence genome includes a region encoding these proteins:
- the LOC140808770 gene encoding 4,5-DOPA dioxygenase extradiol-like, producing MNAKSVFYIYAIGCLCFCLVFTVKVANIIESREFLKKEKMTMETFYISHGSPTLSIDDSLPARGFLESFQKKVFPVKPKAILIISGHWETADPTVNAVEGPSETIYDFYNFPKKMYQLKYPAPGAPKLASRVKELLSASGFKRVHVDKKRGLDHGAWVPLMLMYPEADIPVCQLSVQTEKDASHHFNMGKALAPLKDEGVLIIGSGAATHNLRTMNGQAGNSVTPWAYEFDNWIKEALYEGRYEDVNDYEAKAPYAKVAHPWPDHFYPLHVAMGAAGENTRGELIHTSWTAGTLSYSSYKFTEKS from the coding sequence ATGAACGCAAAATCTGTCTTCTATATATACGCAATCGGGTGTTTGTGTTTCTGCCTTGTATTTACTGTGAAAGTTGCTAATATAATTGAATCGAGGGAGTTCTTGAAGAAGGAGAAGATGACGATGGAGACTTTTTACATCTCCCATGGCTCGCCAACGCTTTCAATCGACGATTCCCTTCCAGCGCGTGGATTCCTCGAATCATTCCAGAAGAAGGTGTTTCCGGTGAAACCCAAAGCGATTTTGATAATATCCGGCCACTGGGAGACGGCCGATCCAACGGTCAACGCCGTGGAAGGCCCCAGTGAAACCATATACGACTTCTACAACTTCCCGAAGAAAATGTACCAGCTCAAGTACCCGGCTCCCGGCGCTCCGAAATTGGCGAGCAGGGTGAAGGAGCTGCTGTCGGCATCGGGATTTAAGCGCGTGCACGTGGACAAGAAACGGGGGCTGGATCACGGCGCATGGGTGCCGCTGATGCTGATGTACCCGGAGGCGGACATTCCCGTGTGCCAGCTCTCCGTGCAGACGGAGAAGGACGCGTCCCACCATTTTAATATGGGGAAGGCTTTGGCGCCGCTGAAAGACGAAGGTGTTTTAATAATCGGGTCAGGCGCCGCCACCCATAATTTGCGGACTATGAACGGGCAGGCAGGAAATTCGGTGACACCGTGGGCTTACGAGTTCGATAATTGGATCAAGGAAGCTCTTTACGAAGGGAGGTACGAAGACGTGAATGATTATGAAGCCAAGGCGCCGTATGCCAAGGTAGCGCATCCGTGGCCTGACCATTTTTATCCGCTGCACGTGGCGATGGGTGCGGCGGGAGAGAATACGAGAGGTGAGCTTATTCACACCAGCTGGACCGCTGGCACACTTTCTTATTCATCCTACAAGTTCACTGAAAAATCTTGA
- the LOC140808771 gene encoding protein disulfide-isomerase 5-1-like, producing the protein MIRHRLSSLQILLLYCLFFFCSKHDSARAEVIALTTDTFNDKVQEKDTAWFVKFCVPWCKHCKNLGTLWEELGKEMEGADEIEIGEVDCGTNKSVCSKVDIHSYPTFKLFYNGEEVVKYQGTRNVESLKTFALEETEKAATKAQLNNDAEL; encoded by the exons ATGATACGACACCGTTTGAGTAGTCTACAAATCTTGTTGCTATACTGCTTGTTCTTCTTCTGCTCGAAACATGATTCTGCAAGAGCTGAAGTTATTGCCCTAACAACCGATACTTTTAATGACAAg GTTCAGGAGAAAGACACGGCATGGTTTGTAAAGTTTTGTGTTCCTTGGTGCAAGCACTG TAAAAACTTGGGGACACTGTGGGAGGAATTGGGAAAGGAGATGGAAGGCGCGGATGAGATTGAGATTGGTGAAGTTGATTGTGGAACAAATAAATCAGTGTGCTCTAAAGTAGATATTCATTCATATCCTACTTTCAAGTTATTTTATAATGGAGAAGAAGTTGTGAAATATCAAG GAACCAGGAATGTGGAATCACTTAAAACGTTTGCACTGGAAGAAACAGAGAAGGCAGCTACAAAAGCTCAACTCAACAATGATGCTGAGTTGTAA